A window of Sphingorhabdus lacus contains these coding sequences:
- the phaR gene encoding polyhydroxyalkanoate synthesis repressor PhaR, with amino-acid sequence MARAASKNGDGPVIIKKYANRRLYNTQSSKYITLDFLADLTRKEIDFKVLDAKTNEDITHGVLTQIIMEEENSGQQMLPVGFLRQLIAMYGDSMQGMVPQFLESSMDNFRKNQKQVQEVIETAITSGPFGHIAKQNIEFMRSAREALMPNLAGKKPEKAESIDDLKKQMADLQAKIDKLSAD; translated from the coding sequence ATGGCACGCGCAGCCAGCAAAAATGGTGACGGCCCGGTCATCATCAAAAAATATGCCAACCGGCGGCTTTATAATACGCAGTCATCCAAATATATTACGTTGGATTTCCTGGCCGATCTGACGCGAAAAGAAATCGATTTCAAGGTTCTGGACGCGAAGACTAATGAAGATATCACCCATGGCGTTCTGACCCAGATCATCATGGAGGAAGAGAATAGTGGCCAGCAAATGTTGCCGGTCGGCTTCCTTCGGCAGTTGATCGCAATGTATGGGGATTCGATGCAGGGGATGGTCCCCCAGTTCCTCGAAAGCTCGATGGACAATTTCCGCAAGAACCAGAAACAGGTTCAGGAAGTCATCGAAACCGCCATCACGTCGGGCCCGTTTGGGCATATCGCAAAGCAGAATATCGAATTCATGCGGTCTGCGCGGGAGGCGTTGATGCCTAACCTCGCCGGTAAAAAACCGGAAAAGGCGGAAAGCATTGATGATCTGAAAAAGCAGATGGCCGACCTTCAGGCAAAGATCGACAAACTGTCGGCTGACTAA
- a CDS encoding TonB-dependent receptor domain-containing protein produces the protein MKKSRLMIAGSAISLALFAAMPSFAQDSQSDEAAAESEDEAEEEGPSQPILVTGSRIARPTLQSAVPLTSVTVEDLTGTGEVSLGDALNDLPSLRSTFSSGNSSRFIGTAGLSLLDLRGLGTDRTLVLVNGRRHVTSTPGDNGFDVNTIPTDLVDRIDIVTGGNSAIYGSDAVAGVVNFIMKRDYDGIVARAQGGISSRGDRGTYFASILAGENFADGRGNVAVSAEYTRQQPLYFRDRDALTGAASGRCQFQLTDAQGAAGGEVGFSATDGIPDNSFLCGIRNSTISDAGTIGGLSGGRFLRFDDAGNLFIDTPTQNFASVGSGNSQGGFGSTLRNTGSLLAAVDRYAFNVLAHYDVSDAFKPFIEAKYVRTDVSGEGQPSFFTSVPGTLGGEPFRCNNGFLTAANLATLQSVGLCATPATGTFPLARFNIDFGGRRFEGTRETYRVVGGIEGNFNEDWKYELAINYGRFKAKGFNTNNLILFTEDGSDYDGFNQAVQAVIAPASFTGTNFVLNSAGQRVICAMNAVTNVNQACVPINVFGQGNADPRALDFINTEGRTDEFASQFVASAFVGGDLSQIFELPGGPIAFAIGAEYRKEKASIDYDDLTSSGATFLNALQDFRPPALTVKELYGELQIPLLKDMPFAKELSVNLAGRVSDYNNSTGTVYAYNIQGVYAPIEDIRFRAAYATSVRAPTQGDLFSTASENFAFIADPCDLPAPGSTAATNCVAAGVPTTANAALVAACASTAFPVALGAPFINCTARTASTGFLSGGNPTLIEEKGKSLTLGVVVEPSFVPGLSLTVDFYRIKVEDLIAALGAQQIINLCYTNAGGINNPFCATVSRDPATGLFAEPAVISGGVNFAAQKTKGIDFDLAYRKTFDNGDRLAARLIATKVLSLNNFTDPTNPANPNRQLSELGDPAWSASFSLSYDFGDFDILYAARYIGKQTIGAYEAQNNYFGQCPLAGTFRGQTGLNGGTCDPVLGNIVQLAPQNADQFPQKNYPDVLYHDIRLGFDVGNDFRFYAGVNNLLDKQPPLGLLGTAGGDPFDSFGRNFFFGLEANF, from the coding sequence ATGAAGAAGTCACGCCTGATGATTGCGGGTTCGGCAATCAGCCTTGCGTTGTTCGCGGCCATGCCGTCGTTCGCGCAGGATTCGCAAAGCGATGAAGCTGCAGCAGAAAGTGAAGACGAAGCCGAAGAAGAAGGCCCGTCGCAACCTATTCTGGTTACCGGTTCGCGTATTGCGCGCCCTACCCTGCAGTCCGCCGTTCCGCTGACTTCGGTTACCGTTGAAGATCTGACCGGCACCGGCGAAGTTTCGCTGGGTGACGCGTTGAACGATCTTCCTTCGCTGCGTTCAACCTTCAGCTCGGGTAACTCGAGCCGCTTCATCGGCACCGCCGGTCTTAGCCTTCTCGACCTTCGCGGTCTGGGTACGGACCGTACGCTGGTTCTCGTAAACGGTCGTCGTCACGTCACCTCGACACCAGGCGACAACGGCTTCGACGTCAACACGATCCCAACCGATCTGGTTGACCGTATCGACATCGTCACCGGCGGTAACTCGGCTATTTACGGTTCCGACGCTGTGGCCGGTGTTGTCAACTTCATCATGAAGCGCGACTATGACGGTATCGTTGCCCGTGCACAGGGCGGCATTTCGTCGCGCGGTGACCGTGGTACCTATTTCGCCAGCATTCTCGCCGGTGAAAATTTCGCTGATGGCCGTGGTAACGTTGCCGTTTCCGCAGAATATACCCGTCAGCAACCTCTGTACTTCCGCGATCGTGACGCCCTGACCGGTGCCGCAAGCGGCCGTTGCCAGTTCCAGCTTACCGACGCACAGGGTGCAGCAGGCGGCGAAGTCGGCTTCAGCGCAACCGACGGTATTCCCGACAACTCGTTCCTGTGCGGCATCCGCAACAGCACGATTTCCGACGCCGGTACGATCGGTGGCCTTAGCGGCGGACGCTTCCTGCGTTTCGACGACGCCGGCAACCTCTTCATCGACACCCCGACGCAGAACTTCGCGAGCGTAGGTTCGGGCAACAGCCAGGGCGGCTTCGGTTCGACCCTGCGTAACACCGGCAGCTTGCTTGCTGCTGTTGACCGTTATGCGTTCAACGTTCTGGCACATTATGACGTGTCCGACGCATTCAAGCCGTTCATCGAAGCCAAATATGTCCGCACCGACGTATCGGGCGAAGGCCAGCCAAGCTTCTTCACCAGCGTTCCCGGAACTCTGGGCGGCGAACCTTTCCGCTGCAATAACGGCTTCTTGACGGCCGCAAACCTTGCAACCTTGCAAAGCGTTGGCCTGTGCGCAACGCCTGCGACCGGAACATTCCCGCTGGCACGTTTCAACATCGACTTCGGCGGTCGTCGTTTCGAAGGTACACGTGAAACCTACCGCGTTGTTGGCGGCATTGAAGGTAACTTCAATGAAGATTGGAAATATGAACTGGCCATCAACTACGGCCGTTTCAAAGCCAAGGGCTTCAACACCAACAACCTGATCCTGTTCACAGAAGACGGCAGCGATTATGACGGCTTCAACCAAGCTGTTCAGGCAGTTATTGCTCCTGCGTCGTTCACCGGCACAAACTTTGTTTTGAACAGCGCTGGTCAGCGCGTTATCTGCGCCATGAACGCAGTAACGAACGTCAACCAGGCTTGCGTTCCGATCAACGTATTTGGTCAGGGTAATGCTGATCCGCGCGCTCTGGACTTCATCAACACCGAAGGCCGGACCGACGAATTCGCAAGCCAGTTTGTCGCATCCGCATTTGTCGGCGGCGACCTGTCGCAGATCTTTGAACTGCCCGGCGGTCCAATCGCATTCGCTATCGGCGCTGAATACCGCAAGGAAAAGGCTTCGATCGATTATGACGATCTGACATCGAGCGGCGCGACCTTCTTGAACGCACTTCAGGATTTCCGTCCGCCCGCATTGACCGTCAAGGAACTGTACGGCGAACTTCAGATCCCGCTGCTTAAGGATATGCCTTTCGCCAAGGAACTGTCGGTCAACCTCGCAGGTCGTGTATCCGACTATAACAATTCGACGGGTACCGTTTACGCCTACAACATCCAGGGCGTTTACGCACCGATCGAAGACATCCGTTTCCGTGCAGCCTATGCAACTTCGGTACGTGCACCGACACAGGGCGACCTGTTCTCGACCGCGTCGGAAAACTTTGCCTTCATCGCTGACCCTTGCGATTTGCCGGCACCCGGAAGCACAGCAGCCACAAACTGCGTTGCTGCCGGCGTTCCAACGACCGCTAACGCGGCATTGGTTGCTGCATGCGCAAGCACGGCCTTCCCTGTCGCTTTGGGCGCACCGTTCATCAACTGTACGGCACGTACCGCTTCGACCGGCTTCCTTTCGGGCGGTAACCCCACCCTGATCGAAGAAAAGGGCAAGAGCTTGACCTTGGGCGTTGTTGTTGAGCCAAGCTTCGTTCCTGGCCTCAGCCTGACGGTCGACTTCTACCGCATCAAGGTGGAAGACCTGATCGCCGCATTGGGCGCGCAGCAGATCATCAACCTCTGCTACACCAACGCTGGCGGCATCAACAACCCGTTCTGCGCCACTGTATCGCGTGACCCTGCAACCGGCCTGTTTGCTGAACCTGCCGTTATCTCGGGCGGCGTGAACTTCGCAGCACAGAAGACCAAGGGTATCGACTTCGACCTCGCCTATCGGAAGACCTTCGACAATGGCGATCGTCTGGCCGCACGCTTGATCGCTACCAAGGTATTGTCGCTGAATAACTTCACCGACCCGACCAACCCTGCGAACCCGAACCGTCAGTTGAGCGAACTGGGCGACCCTGCATGGTCGGCTAGCTTCTCGCTGAGCTACGACTTTGGTGACTTCGACATCCTGTATGCCGCACGTTACATCGGCAAGCAGACCATCGGTGCTTATGAAGCGCAGAACAACTACTTCGGTCAGTGCCCATTGGCGGGTACTTTCCGTGGACAGACCGGTCTGAATGGCGGAACCTGCGATCCAGTTCTGGGCAACATCGTCCAGTTGGCACCTCAGAACGCCGACCAGTTCCCTCAAAAGAACTATCCTGATGTTCTGTACCACGACATCCGTCTGGGCTTCGACGTAGGTAATGACTTCCGCTTCTACGCAGGCGTCAACAACCTCCTCGACAAGCAACCGCCACTCGGCCTGCTTGGTACCGCCGGTGGTGATCCGTTCGACAGCTTTGGCCGTAACTTCTTCTTCGGTCTTGAAGCCAACTTCTAA
- a CDS encoding TonB-dependent receptor domain-containing protein: MKKSRLFVTGSALSFTLFGALPSFAQEVDQPESAEVSTQSETEAGAEETTDEPILVTGTRIARPTLQSAVPLTSVTVEDLTGTGEVSLGDALNDLPSLRSTFSSGNSSRFIGTAGLSLLDLRGLGTDRTLVLVNGRRHVTSTPGDNGFDVNTVPTDLVDRIDIVTGGNSAVYGSDAVAGVVNFIMKRDYEGIALRAQGGISSRGDRGNYFASILAGQNFSDGRGNFAISAEYSRQEPLLLRDRDSLTGAASGRCQFQLTDIQGAAGGEVGFSATDGIPDNSFLCGIRNAAISDAGTVGALTGGRFLRFNDAGDLVVDTPTQNFAAFGSGNVQGGLGSTLRNTGSLLSSVNRYAFNVLAHYDFSEAFKPFFEGKYVRVDVAGEGQPSFFNSIPSTLGGQALRCNNAFLSDQNRNLLVNGDSSLTSAGTACAAKTRNAAGAATGFVLDAAGNRVFDPNAVLPLSRFNIDLGGRSFEGTRETFRFVGGVEGSFNDDWKYEVALNYGRFEAVGFNTNNLLLLTQDGNDLDGFNQAVQAVLAPASFTGSNFVLNSAGQKVICAMNAVTNVNQACVPINIFGQGNADPRALDFVNTEGRTDEFASQFVASAFIGGDLSQIFELPGGPVSFALGAEYRKEKAVVDFDDVTSSGATFLNALQDFRPPALTVKEVYGELQIPLLKDAPFAKELSVNLAGRISDYNTATGTVYAYNIQGVYAPIDDIRLRAAYATSVRAPTQGDLFATASENFAQIADPCDLPAPGSITAANCAADGVPVTANAALVAACASTAFPVALGAPFVNCTARTSSTGFLSGGNPTLIEEKGKSLTLGVVVEPSFVPGLSLTVDFYRIKVEDLIAALGAQQIINLCYSNATGINNPFCATVSRDPATGLFVEPAVISGGINFAAQKTKGIDFDLAYRKSFDNGHRMTTRLIATKVLALNNFTDPTNPAAPNRQLSELGDPAWSASFSFNYDFGDFDILYAARYIGKQTIGTFEAQNNFLGQCPLAGAFRGQTGLNGGTCDPVVGNIVLLAPQNADQFPQIFFPDVLYHDIRVGFDINTDFRFYAGVNNLLDRQPPLGLLGTAGGDPFDSFGRNFFFGLEANF; the protein is encoded by the coding sequence ATGAAAAAGTCACGCCTATTTGTTACAGGGTCCGCGCTCAGTTTTACGCTTTTCGGCGCCCTACCCTCTTTTGCACAAGAGGTTGATCAACCGGAAAGTGCAGAAGTTTCAACGCAAAGTGAAACGGAAGCGGGTGCGGAAGAAACCACAGACGAGCCCATTTTGGTTACAGGAACACGTATTGCGCGTCCTACACTGCAATCGGCTGTTCCCTTAACTTCGGTTACGGTAGAGGATCTCACAGGCACGGGCGAAGTTTCACTTGGCGATGCGCTGAATGACCTGCCTTCGCTCCGTTCCACCTTTAGTTCGGGAAATTCGAGCCGCTTCATTGGGACCGCAGGACTTAGCCTACTCGACTTGCGCGGATTGGGAACCGACCGTACACTCGTATTGGTCAATGGTCGTCGCCACGTAACTTCCACGCCGGGCGACAATGGGTTTGACGTCAACACCGTTCCAACTGACCTGGTAGATCGTATCGACATCGTTACCGGCGGTAATTCTGCAGTCTATGGCTCCGATGCGGTCGCAGGTGTCGTCAATTTTATCATGAAGCGCGATTATGAGGGGATTGCGCTGCGTGCCCAGGGTGGCATCTCTTCGCGTGGTGATCGTGGAAACTATTTCGCAAGCATACTCGCCGGGCAAAATTTCAGCGATGGTCGCGGTAACTTTGCGATATCCGCCGAGTATTCACGGCAAGAGCCACTTCTTTTGCGTGACCGTGACAGCTTGACCGGCGCGGCAAGCGGCCGGTGCCAGTTCCAGTTGACTGACATCCAAGGCGCTGCAGGCGGTGAAGTCGGGTTTAGCGCGACAGACGGTATTCCTGATAACAGTTTCCTGTGCGGAATCCGTAACGCGGCTATATCGGATGCTGGCACGGTGGGTGCATTGACCGGAGGGCGGTTCCTTCGGTTCAATGACGCGGGCGACTTGGTTGTGGATACACCAACCCAAAACTTCGCAGCCTTTGGCTCAGGAAATGTGCAAGGCGGACTTGGTTCTACGTTGCGGAATACCGGCAGCCTGCTCTCTTCCGTTAATCGTTACGCGTTCAATGTTCTCGCTCATTATGACTTTTCTGAAGCTTTTAAGCCCTTCTTTGAAGGGAAATATGTCCGCGTCGATGTTGCGGGCGAAGGGCAACCGAGCTTCTTTAACAGCATTCCGTCAACGCTTGGCGGACAAGCACTCCGGTGCAACAACGCCTTTTTGTCAGATCAAAACCGCAATCTTCTTGTCAACGGCGACAGCAGCCTGACAAGTGCCGGAACGGCGTGCGCCGCAAAGACACGAAATGCAGCTGGAGCTGCTACTGGATTTGTTCTGGATGCTGCCGGAAACCGCGTGTTTGACCCGAATGCCGTATTACCGCTGTCGAGGTTCAATATCGATTTAGGAGGCCGGAGTTTTGAGGGGACGCGCGAAACCTTTCGCTTTGTAGGTGGCGTTGAAGGCAGCTTTAACGACGATTGGAAATATGAGGTTGCGCTTAACTATGGTCGGTTTGAAGCTGTCGGCTTCAATACAAACAATCTGCTTTTGCTGACCCAAGATGGAAATGACCTTGATGGGTTTAATCAGGCTGTGCAGGCGGTATTGGCCCCCGCTTCATTCACCGGATCAAACTTTGTCCTGAACAGTGCCGGACAAAAAGTTATCTGCGCCATGAACGCGGTAACAAATGTCAATCAAGCATGTGTTCCCATCAACATTTTCGGCCAAGGCAATGCCGATCCAAGGGCTTTGGATTTTGTAAACACCGAAGGTCGTACAGACGAATTTGCAAGCCAGTTCGTCGCTTCCGCCTTCATCGGCGGTGATTTGTCCCAGATATTTGAATTGCCCGGGGGTCCCGTTTCCTTCGCGCTAGGTGCTGAATATCGAAAAGAAAAAGCTGTTGTTGATTTCGACGATGTCACTTCCAGCGGCGCGACCTTCCTGAATGCGTTGCAGGATTTTCGCCCCCCTGCGCTGACTGTCAAAGAGGTGTATGGCGAACTACAAATACCGCTGCTGAAAGACGCACCTTTTGCCAAGGAACTATCGGTAAATCTTGCTGGCCGTATCTCCGATTATAATACCGCAACAGGGACGGTTTATGCCTATAATATCCAGGGTGTCTATGCACCCATAGACGATATACGGCTGCGTGCGGCCTATGCGACCTCGGTGCGTGCGCCGACCCAAGGCGATTTGTTTGCGACGGCATCTGAAAACTTCGCACAGATTGCCGATCCCTGTGACCTGCCCGCTCCGGGCAGCATTACAGCCGCCAATTGCGCGGCAGACGGCGTACCGGTGACCGCGAATGCCGCGTTGGTAGCCGCCTGTGCCAGCACCGCCTTTCCTGTGGCTTTGGGGGCACCGTTCGTGAACTGCACTGCGCGTACGTCTTCCACCGGTTTCCTTTCCGGCGGCAATCCCACCCTAATCGAAGAAAAGGGCAAGAGCTTGACGTTGGGCGTAGTGGTTGAACCAAGCTTCGTGCCCGGCTTAAGCCTGACAGTCGACTTTTACCGGATCAAGGTGGAAGATCTGATTGCTGCTCTCGGTGCACAGCAGATCATCAACCTTTGCTACAGCAATGCAACTGGTATCAATAATCCGTTCTGCGCCACGGTCTCGCGCGATCCGGCAACGGGATTGTTTGTCGAACCCGCAGTCATTTCGGGCGGGATTAACTTTGCGGCCCAGAAGACAAAGGGGATAGATTTCGATCTGGCTTACCGCAAATCATTCGATAATGGGCACCGCATGACTACCCGGCTCATCGCAACCAAGGTTTTGGCGCTTAACAATTTTACGGACCCAACCAACCCTGCTGCGCCTAACCGGCAATTGAGTGAATTGGGTGACCCTGCCTGGTCGGCCAGCTTTTCATTCAACTATGATTTTGGCGACTTCGATATACTCTATGCCGCGCGATATATCGGGAAGCAGACCATTGGTACTTTTGAGGCACAGAATAATTTCTTGGGTCAATGCCCGCTGGCTGGCGCTTTCCGGGGCCAAACAGGGTTAAACGGAGGCACCTGCGATCCGGTCGTGGGGAATATCGTTCTCCTAGCTCCCCAAAATGCTGACCAGTTCCCGCAGATATTCTTCCCCGATGTATTGTATCACGATATCCGCGTCGGATTTGATATCAATACAGACTTCCGCTTCTACGCAGGCGTCAACAATCTTCTCGACCGTCAGCCACCACTCGGCCTGCTTGGCACCGCCGGCGGTGATCCGTTCGACAGCTTCGGCCGTAACTTCTTCTTTGGTCTTGAAGCCAACTTCTAA
- the alr gene encoding alanine racemase, which translates to MTDFQPPLRLTLDGEALVSNWRYLKAQGQASCGAAVKANGYGLGAVDVVRRLRDAGCRDFFVAHWGEAAAISHLVTPEWISVLNGITADDIPHIRQIGAIPVLNTPKQIALWRAAGGGRCHVMLDSGINRLGIGSEQFAAPLFEGLDIDILLSHLASADEDSPQNSAQLNLFRQQAKLVKAKRLSLANSAGIMLGRDFHFDLTRPGLALYGGVPRTEMASSIKPVVSLSSRVLQVRTLMAGDAVGYNATHICTSPTKVATISLGYADGYLRSFAGKGKLRADGVSIAIIGRVSMDLVTADVSALVDVGEGDWINVDYDLSRTAELTGLSQYELLTNLGQRFERQWV; encoded by the coding sequence ATGACTGATTTTCAGCCCCCGTTGCGCCTCACCCTGGATGGAGAAGCGTTGGTGTCCAACTGGCGTTATCTGAAAGCGCAGGGACAGGCGAGTTGCGGTGCGGCCGTAAAGGCAAACGGTTATGGCTTGGGTGCGGTCGACGTTGTGCGCCGCTTGCGGGACGCTGGGTGCCGCGACTTTTTCGTTGCCCATTGGGGCGAGGCGGCGGCCATTTCACACTTGGTGACGCCGGAATGGATATCGGTTCTCAACGGCATCACGGCGGACGACATCCCTCACATTCGACAGATTGGTGCCATTCCCGTCCTGAATACGCCAAAGCAGATCGCCTTGTGGCGCGCGGCAGGTGGCGGGCGGTGCCACGTCATGCTTGATAGCGGGATCAACCGCTTGGGTATCGGTTCCGAGCAATTCGCAGCGCCTTTGTTTGAAGGGCTGGATATCGATATCCTCCTGTCCCATCTGGCCTCCGCCGATGAAGACAGTCCGCAAAATAGCGCACAGCTCAATCTGTTTCGCCAACAGGCCAAGCTGGTCAAAGCCAAGCGGCTCAGTTTGGCAAATAGCGCCGGAATTATGTTGGGGCGGGATTTCCATTTTGACCTGACTCGCCCGGGGCTTGCCCTTTATGGGGGCGTGCCACGGACAGAAATGGCCTCATCGATAAAGCCGGTGGTGTCGCTATCGTCACGCGTGCTGCAGGTGCGGACTTTGATGGCGGGGGATGCGGTAGGGTACAACGCCACCCATATATGCACGTCCCCGACAAAGGTCGCTACGATTTCACTCGGCTACGCTGATGGCTATCTGCGGAGTTTTGCGGGCAAGGGTAAATTGCGTGCGGACGGTGTTTCCATTGCCATCATCGGGCGTGTATCAATGGATCTGGTCACTGCGGATGTCTCGGCGCTTGTCGATGTGGGCGAGGGCGATTGGATCAATGTGGACTATGACTTATCCCGAACGGCGGAATTAACCGGTTTGTCGCAGTATGAGTTGCTGACAAATTTAGGGCAGAGGTTTGAGCGGCAGTGGGTCTGA
- a CDS encoding MFS transporter: MADAAETEVALDPKRDRLVITASSLGTVFEWYDFFVYGILAALIGKLFFPADNPTAATLASLAIFGAGFGVRPFGAILFGYFGDKIGRKYTFLVTITLMGLATAAIGILPTFETAGLWAAGMLLLLRCLQGLALGGEYGGAAIYVAEHAPDGKRGQYTSWIQASVAGGFLLAVIVVLATRQSMSPEAFDAWGWRVPFLTSILLLAISLYMRLKLSESPVFKAMKEAGTTSKNPFVDSFKYPGNIKRIFVAMFGVAAGLTVIYYTSQFGTLYFLTGTARVPETDALLYMAVGAALAAPTYVACGWLSDKWGRKRLLLLGYALAIVGVFPIFWMMADAANPALERATKSNPVTLSLPACDFNALNRVHESECAKALNFLTKRGIAYSKVESESVALKVGSTELKGFDEKAYVATLEKAGYPDKSDPAERQPWKIILSVFLMVALSGMTYGQVAAIMVEMFPAKIRYTSMSIPYHIGTGYFGGFLPYISQYIVAQTGQPFSGLWYTVAVTAMAFIVALIWLPETSGKTELD, from the coding sequence ATGGCGGATGCCGCTGAAACCGAAGTCGCGCTTGATCCGAAACGGGATCGGCTCGTTATTACCGCATCGTCCTTGGGGACTGTGTTCGAATGGTATGATTTCTTCGTCTATGGCATATTGGCCGCGCTGATAGGAAAACTGTTCTTTCCGGCAGACAATCCCACAGCAGCAACACTGGCTTCACTTGCAATTTTTGGGGCAGGTTTCGGGGTCCGTCCTTTCGGTGCCATCCTGTTCGGCTATTTTGGCGACAAGATCGGCCGCAAATATACCTTCCTGGTCACCATCACCTTGATGGGCCTCGCGACCGCTGCAATCGGCATATTGCCGACGTTTGAGACCGCGGGTCTGTGGGCGGCAGGAATGCTGTTACTGCTTCGCTGTTTGCAAGGTCTTGCCCTTGGCGGGGAATATGGCGGGGCAGCGATTTACGTTGCTGAACATGCGCCTGACGGCAAGCGTGGGCAGTATACGAGCTGGATCCAGGCTTCGGTTGCCGGCGGGTTCTTGCTGGCGGTTATCGTGGTTTTGGCAACGCGCCAGTCGATGAGCCCGGAAGCGTTTGATGCATGGGGTTGGCGCGTTCCTTTCCTCACCTCAATCCTGCTTCTCGCCATTTCGCTCTATATGCGGTTGAAGTTATCCGAAAGCCCGGTGTTCAAGGCGATGAAGGAAGCGGGCACAACGTCCAAAAATCCCTTTGTCGACAGCTTCAAATATCCCGGAAACATCAAACGGATTTTCGTGGCGATGTTCGGTGTCGCAGCCGGATTGACGGTGATCTACTACACTTCGCAATTCGGTACGCTCTACTTCCTGACCGGAACCGCGCGCGTACCGGAAACCGACGCTTTGTTATATATGGCGGTGGGTGCAGCTTTGGCGGCGCCGACTTATGTGGCATGCGGATGGTTGTCCGACAAATGGGGTCGCAAACGTCTGCTGCTGCTGGGGTATGCCTTGGCGATTGTCGGCGTGTTTCCCATTTTCTGGATGATGGCCGATGCAGCCAATCCGGCGCTGGAACGGGCAACCAAAAGCAACCCTGTCACCCTGTCGCTTCCCGCATGCGATTTTAACGCGCTCAACCGCGTTCATGAAAGCGAGTGTGCGAAAGCACTGAACTTCCTGACCAAGCGCGGCATTGCGTATAGCAAGGTCGAAAGCGAAAGCGTTGCGTTGAAAGTCGGGTCGACCGAATTGAAGGGCTTTGACGAAAAAGCCTATGTCGCAACACTTGAAAAAGCGGGCTACCCTGACAAATCCGATCCGGCAGAACGGCAACCGTGGAAGATTATCTTGTCGGTGTTCCTGATGGTCGCCTTGTCGGGGATGACCTATGGTCAGGTCGCCGCCATCATGGTCGAGATGTTTCCGGCAAAAATCCGCTACACCTCCATGTCGATACCCTATCATATCGGGACGGGTTATTTCGGAGGGTTCCTGCCCTATATATCGCAATATATCGTAGCGCAGACGGGGCAGCCTTTCTCGGGACTCTGGTATACAGTAGCGGTAACTGCGATGGCGTTTATCGTGGCGCTGATCTGGTTGCCGGAAACGTCGGGCAAAACCGAGCTGGATTGA
- a CDS encoding cyclase family protein, producing MPRFIDLSIPITNDVVSDPPVMRPQITYMTHDNTWEQIAMFFPGLTREDLPDGEGWAVESLTLSTHNGTHMDAPWHFHSTTDSGATPAPSIDEAPLDLFFRPGVKLDFSHLPAGHVVTAQEVENELERIGYTLQPNDIVLVQSGAVYGTDNFTDQGCGMGAEATLYLTQHGVQVVGTDAWSWDAPFSHTARRWVETRDPDIIWEGHKAGRIMPYYQIEKLTNLASLPAFGWTLSCFPVKIERASAGWIRAVAILDEA from the coding sequence ATGCCCCGCTTCATTGACCTATCCATCCCCATCACCAATGATGTCGTTTCTGACCCGCCCGTCATGCGGCCGCAGATCACCTATATGACCCATGACAACACATGGGAGCAGATCGCGATGTTCTTTCCGGGTCTGACGCGAGAGGACTTGCCCGATGGCGAAGGATGGGCCGTCGAAAGCCTGACGTTGAGCACACATAATGGGACGCATATGGATGCCCCTTGGCATTTTCATTCGACCACAGACAGTGGCGCTACCCCTGCCCCGTCTATCGACGAAGCGCCGCTTGACCTGTTTTTCCGGCCAGGGGTGAAACTCGACTTTTCACACCTGCCCGCCGGTCATGTCGTTACCGCGCAGGAAGTGGAAAATGAACTTGAGCGTATCGGCTACACGCTGCAGCCGAATGATATCGTACTCGTCCAGTCAGGCGCCGTATACGGAACCGACAACTTCACCGACCAGGGTTGTGGCATGGGGGCAGAAGCAACGCTGTATCTTACCCAACATGGCGTACAAGTCGTCGGCACCGATGCATGGAGTTGGGACGCACCTTTCAGCCATACCGCCCGTCGCTGGGTGGAAACGCGTGACCCGGATATCATCTGGGAAGGGCATAAGGCCGGACGTATCATGCCCTATTACCAGATTGAGAAACTGACCAATCTGGCGTCCCTGCCCGCCTTTGGCTGGACGCTGAGCTGCTTTCCCGTGAAGATTGAGCGCGCCAGTGCAGGCTGGATACGCGCCGTTGCGATATTGGACGAAGCCTAG
- a CDS encoding MAPEG family protein — MTLPVTAFVAAICAIMLLITAIDTVRHRMRAKVAFGDNADQGIISASRSHGNLAEHAPIVILLLAFLEMSRANHMALMAIGALFLAGRVAHIIGLYAKVEPGKPPLPRSIGVILTWLTLALLSGWTIGLLAVSN; from the coding sequence ATGACGCTACCTGTAACTGCCTTTGTTGCCGCCATTTGCGCGATTATGTTGCTGATTACCGCCATCGATACCGTGCGGCATCGTATGCGAGCGAAGGTAGCTTTCGGCGATAATGCGGATCAGGGGATTATCAGCGCAAGCCGCAGCCATGGCAATTTGGCGGAACATGCGCCGATCGTTATCTTGCTGCTGGCCTTTTTGGAGATGAGCCGGGCCAATCATATGGCGTTGATGGCGATAGGCGCGCTGTTTCTCGCAGGGCGCGTCGCTCATATCATCGGTCTGTACGCCAAAGTGGAGCCGGGCAAGCCGCCTTTGCCCCGCAGCATCGGGGTAATATTGACCTGGCTGACATTGGCGCTGTTAAGCGGATGGACGATCGGCCTTTTGGCCGTCAGCAACTAG